In Amycolatopsis sp. FBCC-B4732, the genomic stretch GGGTGCGTCTCATGGCGGTTCTCCAGACGGCACGGGGGCGGGGACGACGTGGTCTAGACCACATCGAATGTAACCCGGTGCGGGGAAAACCGCGCAGGCCCGAACGGCGGCAACCGCCGTCCGAACGGCCGGTTAACGGCCCGAGAACGTCGCCTTGCCCGGCCCGTCGGCCAAGAACGACTTCACGGCGCCGCGGAGGTCCTCGGTCTCGAAGAGCTCGGCCGCGATCGACGTGATGTGCGCGTTCGCCTCGGGAACGCCGCCGGCGGAGAAGTGGTCGAGCACGCGCTTGGTCGCCGCGTGGGCCCGGGTCGGCCCGGCGGCGAGCTGCCGCGCGAACTCCCGCGCGGCCTCGTCGAAGCCCTCGTCCGGCAGGACGCGGTTGACGACGTTCCAGCGCTCCAGCGTGGCCGCGTCGTAGGTGTCGCCGGTCATGACGAACTCCTTCGCGCGGCCCACGCCCGCACGCGAAGCGAGCCGCTGGGTGCCGCCCATGGTCGGGGTCAGCCCGACGACCTTCTCGACCAGCCCGAACTTCGCCCGCGACGCGGCCAGGATGAGGTCGCACGCCACGGCGACCTCGAACGCCCAGGTCAGGCACAGGCCGTGCGCGGCGAACACGGTCGGGAACGGCAGCGCCGCGATCCGGTCCGGCACCGCGAGCATCTCGTCGAACAGCACCTTCGCCTCGGCGGGCGAGCCCTGGGCGTCGAACAGCGAGACGTCGACGCCGCCGCTGACGATCTTGCCCTCGGCCCGGATCAGCAGGGCCCGGGCGGGCGCCTCCTCCAGCGAGTCGAGCGCCGAAGCGAGCTGGGACTGCAGCGAAGCCGTGT encodes the following:
- a CDS encoding enoyl-CoA hydratase/isomerase family protein, with amino-acid sequence MTQQVRLDRDGGLAVLTVDAPPLNLYTASLQSQLASALDSLEEAPARALLIRAEGKIVSGGVDVSLFDAQGSPAEAKVLFDEMLAVPDRIAALPFPTVFAAHGLCLTWAFEVAVACDLILAASRAKFGLVEKVVGLTPTMGGTQRLASRAGVGRAKEFVMTGDTYDAATLERWNVVNRVLPDEGFDEAAREFARQLAAGPTRAHAATKRVLDHFSAGGVPEANAHITSIAAELFETEDLRGAVKSFLADGPGKATFSGR